AGCGGACCCGTTATGATTTAGAAATGATGAGAGAAATGGGTTTTTGTTCAGGCATTGAGAATTATTCAAGGCACCTGACATTAAGACCTGCAGGTTCAACACCATATACTCTGCTCGACTATTTTCCAGACGATTTTCTCATGATTATCGATGAGTCACATGTTACCCTACCACAAATCAGGGGTATGTTTAATGGTGACAAAGCAAGGAAACAAGTCCTTGTGGACCACGGCTTCCGTCTGCCATCGGCTCTTGATAACCGGCCGTTAACGTTTGATGAATTTGATAAGCATGTTCACAACGCCATCTTTGTCTCAGCGACTCCTGGACCATATGAGCTTGAGCATACACCGGACATGGTTCAGCAAATCATCCGCCCTACTGGACTCTTAGATCCAACGATTGAAGTTCGGCCGATTGAGGGACAAATTGATGACTTAATTGGTGAAATTCAAGAGCGAGTAAAGAAAAATGAGCGTGTTCTCGTAACTACTTTGACGAAGAAAATGTCAGAGGACTTAACCGATTACCTAAAAGAAATCGGTATTAAAGTTCAATATTTACACTCAGAAGTAAAAACGCTCGAACGGATTGAAATCATCCGTGAACTGCGAATGGGGAAATATGACGTTCTTATCGGAATCAACTTGCTTCGTGAAGGTCTGGATATTCCTGAGGTGTCACTCATAACCATTCTTGATGCGGACAAAGAAGGTTTCCTTCGTTCCGAGCGATCGTTAATTCAGACCATTGGACGTGCGGCGCGGAATGCCAATGGACACGTGATTATGTATGCCGACCGAATCACCAATTCTATGGAGCTGGCGATTTCGGAAACAAGACGGCGCCGTGCCATCCAGGAAGAATACAATGAAAAGCATGGGATTATACCGAAAACGATTCAGAAGGCAATCCGTGATGTTATTCGTGCAACACATGCAGCCGAAGAGCAGGAAGAATACACACCTGCTGCATCCTTCAGCAAGATGAACAAAAAGGAAAGAGAAAAACTGATTGCTACGATGGAAAAAGAGATGAAGGCAGAAGCAAAGGCACTAAACTTCGAACGTGCTGCTGAGCTTCGTGACCTATTATTGGAACTTAAAGCGGAAGGATGACGTACACATGGCGATGGAGAAACTGGTTGTAAAAGGCGCCAGAGCCCACAACTTAAAAAATATTGATGTCACCATTCCGAGAGATAAACTTGTTGTGTTGACGGGGCTTTCCGGTTCAGGGAAGTCCTCGCTCGCTTTCGATACGATTTATGCAGAGGGACAACGCCGCTATGTGGAATCCTTGTCTGCTTATGCCCGACAATTTTTAGGACAGATGGATAAGCCTGATGTTGATGCAATTGAAGGATTATCCCCTGCTATTTCTATCGATCAAAAGACAACAAGTCGGAACCCGCGATCTACAGTCGGGACTGTGACAGAAATCTACGATTATTTACGATTATTATTTGCAAGAGTAGGACATCCAACATGTCCCATTCATAATATTGAAATATCCTCACAAACCATTGAGCAGATGGTGGACCGGATCCTCGAATATCCAGAACGAACAAAGATGCAGATCCTTGCCCCTCTTGTTTCAGGGAGAAAAGGAACGCATGTAAAAGTTCTAGACGACATTAAGAAACAAGGCTTTGTTCGGGTTCGTGTGGATGGTGAAATGCTCGATCTTGGAGATGAGATTGAATTAGAAAAAAACAAAAAGCACTCGATTGAAGTGGTTGTCGACCGTATCGTAGTCAAGGAGGGCATTTCTGCCCGGATTGCCGACTCTCTTGAAACGGCATTAAAACTAGGTGAGGGCAAAGTCATTGTCGACGTCATTGGCGAGGAAGAGCTGTTATTTAGTGAAAATCACGCCTGCCCGCTTTGCGGTTTTTCGATTGGAGAATTAGAGCCAAGGATGTTTTCGTTTAACAGTCCTTTTGGTGCCTGCCCTCAGTGTGATGGACTTGGTTCCAAATTAGAAGTGGATGTG
The window above is part of the Bacillus sp. SORGH_AS_0510 genome. Proteins encoded here:
- the uvrB gene encoding excinuclease ABC subunit UvrB; translation: MKDQFELVSAYSPQGDQPEAIRQLVEGIRNNKRHQTLLGATGTGKTFTVSNVIKEVNKPTLVIAHNKTLAGQLYSEFKEFFPNNAVEYFVSYYDYYQPEAYVPQTDTFIEKDASINDEIDKLRHSATSALFERKDVIIIASVSCIYGLGSPEEYREMVLSLRSGMEIERNQLLHRLVDIQYERNDIDFKRGTFRVRGDVVEIFPVSRDEHCVRVEFFGDEIDRIREVDALTGEIIGEREHIAIFPASHFVTREEKMRVAIQNIEKELEERLEVLRSEDKLLEAQRIEQRTRYDLEMMREMGFCSGIENYSRHLTLRPAGSTPYTLLDYFPDDFLMIIDESHVTLPQIRGMFNGDKARKQVLVDHGFRLPSALDNRPLTFDEFDKHVHNAIFVSATPGPYELEHTPDMVQQIIRPTGLLDPTIEVRPIEGQIDDLIGEIQERVKKNERVLVTTLTKKMSEDLTDYLKEIGIKVQYLHSEVKTLERIEIIRELRMGKYDVLIGINLLREGLDIPEVSLITILDADKEGFLRSERSLIQTIGRAARNANGHVIMYADRITNSMELAISETRRRRAIQEEYNEKHGIIPKTIQKAIRDVIRATHAAEEQEEYTPAASFSKMNKKEREKLIATMEKEMKAEAKALNFERAAELRDLLLELKAEG